A window of the Kosakonia radicincitans DSM 16656 genome harbors these coding sequences:
- a CDS encoding ABC transporter permease → MIAERRLIANALPVGMVLLVALVLWYLLALALNAPGVIDRVLAPRGAWNYHDMMQAALNASRPLLPAPHQIAIDIWNSITQWPLTSPRNLLLHTWVTASAALTGFAMGVVLGVVLAVCIVHSRTLDKALLPWIVASQTIPVLAIAPIVLIILGSVGITGMLPKATIAMYLCFFPVTIATVQGLRSPQKMEMELMHTWAARRVDIFWTVRLPSSLPYLFPAFRVAIASGLVGTMVAELPTGAQAGLGARLLTGSYYGNTIQIWSALVMASLLGLALTGLVTLTERLVMRQRKGG, encoded by the coding sequence ATGATCGCTGAGCGGCGTCTTATTGCGAACGCACTGCCGGTGGGCATGGTGCTGCTGGTCGCGCTGGTGCTGTGGTATTTGCTGGCGCTGGCGCTGAATGCGCCCGGCGTGATTGACCGCGTACTGGCCCCGCGCGGCGCGTGGAATTATCACGATATGATGCAGGCCGCGCTGAATGCCAGCCGTCCGCTGCTGCCCGCACCGCACCAGATTGCCATCGATATCTGGAACAGCATCACCCAGTGGCCGCTTACCTCACCGCGCAACCTGCTGTTGCATACCTGGGTCACCGCCAGCGCAGCGCTGACGGGTTTTGCCATGGGGGTGGTACTCGGCGTGGTGCTGGCGGTGTGCATTGTTCACTCGCGCACACTGGATAAAGCGCTACTGCCGTGGATCGTCGCCTCGCAAACCATTCCGGTACTGGCGATAGCGCCCATTGTGCTGATCATTCTGGGCAGCGTCGGCATCACCGGCATGCTGCCAAAAGCCACTATCGCCATGTATCTCTGCTTCTTCCCGGTCACCATCGCCACCGTGCAGGGACTGCGCTCGCCGCAAAAAATGGAGATGGAACTGATGCACACCTGGGCTGCCCGGCGGGTCGATATCTTCTGGACTGTGCGCCTGCCCTCTTCGCTGCCGTATCTGTTTCCGGCGTTTCGCGTGGCGATTGCCAGCGGGCTGGTCGGTACGATGGTGGCCGAGTTGCCCACCGGGGCACAGGCCGGGCTGGGCGCGCGGCTGCTGACTGGCTCCTACTATGGCAACACCATTCAGATCTGGTCGGCGCTGGTAATGGCCTCGCTGCTTGGGCTGGCGTTAACCGGGCTGGTCACGCTCACGGAACGGCTGGTGATGCGCCAGCGTAAGGGGGGATGA
- a CDS encoding ABC transporter permease: MMKRTAIPGTFLLVGALLLLMLSLIQLSGQTPLSAPLLLVNILLVLCALAGCTTTFSLLRGALFAVTLLASVLWLAWQPIHGLTLGAVALLAMVSVQRLARSTLPAASVAALLGLWLLWFWQILVTGFAVPQVILPAPLDILAALVNSVPLLAGDVLQTVIKSVLAGYLLGSGLGIGVAILIDRLPFLQRGLLPVASLTSTVPLVGVAPIAVMWFGFDWPSKAAVVMLVTFFPALVSTLAGLKASGKLEQELMYCYAATPGQSLRVLRLPAAMPFIFSALKVNATLSLITAIVAEFFGSPTAGLGFRISTESARMHMPVVWSAIVVASIAGSLFYSLLVQLDRRVNFWHPTLRGSAAQK; encoded by the coding sequence ATGATGAAACGCACTGCGATACCCGGCACGTTTTTGCTGGTCGGCGCGCTGCTGTTGTTGATGCTGTCGCTGATCCAGTTGAGTGGGCAAACGCCGTTATCGGCTCCGCTGTTGCTGGTCAATATCCTGCTGGTGCTGTGCGCGCTGGCAGGGTGCACCACCACCTTCAGCCTTCTGCGCGGCGCTCTGTTCGCCGTCACTTTGCTGGCGAGCGTACTGTGGCTGGCGTGGCAGCCGATTCACGGTCTGACGCTGGGCGCCGTAGCGCTGCTGGCGATGGTCAGCGTGCAACGTCTGGCGCGCTCAACGCTTCCGGCAGCCAGCGTCGCGGCGCTGCTCGGCCTGTGGCTACTGTGGTTCTGGCAGATTCTGGTCACCGGTTTTGCCGTTCCGCAGGTCATTCTGCCCGCGCCGCTGGACATTCTTGCCGCGCTGGTCAACAGCGTTCCGCTGCTGGCGGGCGATGTGCTGCAAACGGTGATCAAATCCGTGCTGGCAGGTTATCTGCTCGGTAGCGGGCTGGGGATTGGCGTGGCGATTCTTATCGACCGCCTGCCGTTTTTACAACGCGGATTATTGCCGGTAGCCAGCCTTACCAGCACCGTACCGCTGGTCGGCGTCGCGCCGATTGCGGTGATGTGGTTTGGCTTTGACTGGCCTTCCAAGGCCGCCGTGGTCATGCTGGTGACCTTCTTCCCGGCGCTGGTCAGTACGCTGGCCGGGTTAAAAGCCAGCGGCAAGCTGGAGCAGGAACTGATGTATTGCTATGCCGCCACGCCGGGGCAAAGCCTGCGGGTGCTGCGTCTGCCTGCCGCGATGCCGTTTATTTTCAGCGCTCTGAAAGTGAATGCCACACTGTCGCTTATCACCGCGATTGTGGCGGAATTTTTCGGCTCGCCAACCGCCGGACTGGGCTTTCGCATCTCCACCGAGTCGGCGCGCATGCATATGCCGGTAGTGTGGTCGGCAATTGTTGTCGCCTCGATCGCCGGTTCCCTGTTCTACAGCCTGCTGGTTCAGCTCGACCGGCGCGTGAATTTCTGGCACCCCACGCTACGTGGGAGCGCCGCTCAGAAGTAA
- a CDS encoding ABC transporter substrate-binding protein, protein MIKSFALRRGLLLAAMSVLAFQAAAAEKVTLQLKWLPQSQFAGYYVAQQKGFYQDEGLDVTIKPGGTDISPVQVIAGKSADVIVDWLPDALASREAGVPLVNIAQVYDRSGMMLTCKKSSGIKTPADFKGKTLGVWYGGNEYPFFNWMNKLGLKPGKDITILKQGFNVDPLLQDQAACISTMNYNEYWQLIDAGLKQDDLITFPYEDQGVSTLEDGLYVLGSDLKDPAFVSKMAKFLKASFKGWDYAVKHPDEAAKIVVAEDASGAATEEVQTRQMENVAKLITNANTPKIGYLDPAAYRRTIDVLLHSGGDTPVIKKDPGDSGMTHEVWDAAAKLK, encoded by the coding sequence ATGATAAAAAGTTTCGCTTTGCGCCGGGGTTTGTTGCTGGCGGCAATGTCTGTACTGGCCTTTCAGGCGGCCGCCGCCGAGAAAGTCACACTGCAACTGAAGTGGCTGCCGCAATCACAGTTCGCCGGTTATTACGTGGCGCAGCAAAAAGGGTTTTATCAGGATGAAGGGCTGGATGTCACCATTAAACCCGGCGGCACGGATATCTCCCCGGTGCAGGTGATTGCCGGTAAATCCGCCGATGTCATTGTCGACTGGCTGCCGGATGCGCTGGCCTCGCGCGAAGCGGGCGTGCCGCTGGTGAATATCGCCCAGGTGTACGATCGTTCCGGGATGATGCTGACCTGTAAAAAATCGAGCGGCATCAAAACCCCGGCCGATTTCAAAGGCAAAACCCTTGGCGTCTGGTACGGCGGCAATGAATACCCGTTCTTTAACTGGATGAACAAGCTGGGCCTCAAACCGGGTAAAGACATCACCATTTTAAAACAGGGCTTTAACGTTGATCCGCTGTTACAGGATCAGGCCGCCTGTATTTCGACCATGAACTACAACGAATACTGGCAGTTGATCGACGCCGGGCTGAAGCAGGACGACTTAATCACCTTCCCGTATGAGGATCAGGGCGTTTCTACGCTGGAAGATGGGCTGTATGTCCTCGGTTCCGATCTGAAAGATCCGGCGTTTGTCAGCAAAATGGCGAAATTCCTCAAAGCGTCGTTTAAAGGCTGGGATTACGCGGTGAAACACCCGGATGAAGCGGCGAAAATCGTGGTGGCAGAAGATGCCTCCGGCGCTGCCACGGAAGAGGTGCAGACTCGCCAGATGGAGAACGTGGCGAAGCTTATTACCAACGCCAATACGCCGAAAATCGGCTATCTCGATCCGGCCGCGTACCGTCGCACCATCGACGTGTTGCTGCACAGCGGTGGCGATACGCCGGTTATCAAGAAAGATCCGGGCGACAGCGGTATGACGCACGAAGTCTGGGACGCCGCCGCCAAACTGAAATAA
- a CDS encoding TetR family transcriptional regulator C-terminal domain-containing protein — MNEVLLHGVVESPDKGRIRQDNEAIILPAAERVFARYGFRGATMQQIADAAGLPKANLHYYFGNKHNLYLRVLENILHDWLSPLEGICASAEPKSALAEYVGRKIHFSFSRPEASKLFANEILQGAQVVHPLLKSELRQLVEEKARILDGWIAAGKMRTLDTTHFFFTVWSMTQTYADFDIQVEAVCGEDAHSDTMQSRATQHVLSAVWRICGLE, encoded by the coding sequence ATGAATGAGGTTCTTCTCCACGGCGTGGTGGAGTCACCCGATAAGGGACGCATTCGTCAGGATAACGAAGCCATTATCCTGCCAGCGGCGGAGCGCGTATTTGCCCGCTACGGCTTTCGCGGCGCGACGATGCAACAGATTGCCGATGCCGCAGGTCTGCCGAAAGCCAATCTGCACTACTACTTCGGCAACAAACACAATCTCTACCTGCGGGTGCTGGAAAACATTCTCCACGACTGGTTGTCGCCGCTGGAGGGGATCTGCGCCAGCGCCGAGCCGAAAAGCGCGCTGGCGGAGTATGTCGGGCGCAAAATCCACTTCAGTTTCAGCCGCCCGGAAGCCTCCAAACTCTTTGCCAACGAGATCCTGCAAGGCGCACAGGTTGTGCATCCGTTACTGAAAAGCGAACTGCGACAACTGGTGGAAGAGAAAGCGCGCATCCTCGATGGCTGGATTGCCGCCGGTAAAATGCGCACGCTGGATACCACGCACTTCTTCTTTACTGTCTGGTCGATGACGCAAACCTATGCCGATTTCGATATCCAGGTGGAAGCCGTCTGCGGCGAAGATGCTCACAGCGACACGATGCAGTCGCGCGCCACGCAGCATGTGCTGAGCGCCGTCTGGCGCATCTGCGGTCTGGAATAA
- a CDS encoding NAD(P)-dependent oxidoreductase produces the protein MMNTLDTPGIYPGRLTPAEYARAFSDCDPALSSTQAVLEAERCYYCFDAPCTRACPAEIDVPSFIQRIAQSNDRGAAEVILRANILGGTCSRVCPTETLCEQACVRNAQDGRPLDIARLQRYATDRFFAAPGKPLFTRAASSGKRVAIVGAGPAGLTVAHALALAGHAIDLFDARAKAGGLNEYGLARYKVTGDFPALEVEWLLSVGGITLHCGKTLGQHFTLAQLRAEYDAVFLGTGLAGVNALDSDTPEPHGVREAVEFIAELRQCADLSQMPVGRNVVVIGGGMTAVDAAVQAKKLGAREVTLVYRRGESQMKASLKEQQWAKACGVTLRFLAAPLRFEQQDNRLTGVTFSLMQQTDAGLTPGGETFTLAADMVLKAIGQTYDPRPAQGVALSGGRIAVDEAGRTSLPGVWAGGDCCAGGLDLTVDAVKQGKAAARSILLALAISQADAANATFFQEPSHG, from the coding sequence ATGATGAACACACTCGATACGCCGGGGATCTACCCCGGTCGGCTGACGCCCGCGGAGTATGCCCGTGCGTTCAGCGATTGCGACCCCGCGCTCTCTTCCACACAGGCGGTGCTGGAAGCGGAACGCTGCTACTACTGCTTTGATGCCCCCTGCACCCGCGCCTGCCCGGCGGAGATCGATGTGCCGAGCTTTATTCAGCGCATCGCGCAGAGTAACGATCGTGGCGCGGCGGAAGTGATCCTGCGGGCCAATATTCTTGGCGGCACCTGCTCACGCGTCTGCCCGACCGAAACCCTCTGCGAGCAGGCCTGCGTGCGTAATGCGCAGGATGGCCGTCCGCTGGATATCGCCCGTTTGCAGCGCTACGCCACCGATCGCTTTTTCGCCGCTCCCGGCAAACCGCTGTTTACCCGCGCCGCCAGCAGCGGTAAACGCGTGGCGATTGTCGGCGCCGGGCCTGCCGGGCTGACCGTGGCGCATGCGCTGGCGCTCGCCGGGCATGCGATTGATCTGTTTGATGCCCGCGCGAAAGCTGGTGGTCTGAACGAATACGGTCTGGCCCGTTACAAAGTGACCGGGGATTTTCCGGCGCTGGAAGTGGAGTGGCTGCTGTCGGTAGGCGGTATCACCCTGCATTGCGGCAAAACGCTGGGCCAGCACTTCACGCTGGCGCAACTGCGCGCAGAGTATGACGCGGTATTCCTTGGCACCGGTTTAGCGGGCGTGAATGCGCTCGACAGTGATACGCCAGAGCCGCACGGCGTGCGCGAAGCCGTCGAGTTTATTGCCGAACTGCGCCAGTGTGCCGATCTCAGCCAGATGCCAGTGGGTCGCAATGTAGTAGTGATTGGCGGCGGAATGACCGCGGTGGATGCCGCCGTGCAGGCGAAAAAGCTTGGCGCGCGCGAAGTCACCCTGGTTTACCGCCGTGGCGAAAGCCAGATGAAAGCCTCCCTGAAAGAGCAGCAGTGGGCAAAAGCGTGCGGCGTCACATTGCGCTTTCTCGCCGCGCCGCTGCGCTTTGAGCAGCAGGATAACCGCTTAACCGGCGTCACTTTTTCCCTCATGCAACAGACCGATGCAGGGCTGACGCCTGGCGGTGAAACCTTCACGCTGGCGGCGGATATGGTGCTGAAAGCGATTGGGCAAACCTACGATCCGCGCCCGGCGCAGGGCGTGGCATTAAGCGGCGGGCGCATCGCCGTTGACGAGGCAGGACGCACCTCGCTGCCCGGCGTCTGGGCCGGTGGCGACTGCTGCGCAGGCGGGCTGGATCTCACTGTCGATGCGGTTAAACAGGGCAAAGCCGCCGCCCGCTCCATCCTGCTGGCACTGGCCATTTCACAGGCCGATGCCGCCAATGCCACCTTTTTCCAGGAGCCGTCTCATGGCTGA
- the preA gene encoding NAD-dependent dihydropyrimidine dehydrogenase subunit PreA produces the protein MADLHSNFLGIHSPNPFWLASAPPTDKEYNVERAFQAGWGGVVWKTLGLDPHVVNVCGPRYSTLRGADRRILGLNNIELITDRSLETNLEEIARIKQRWPDRAVVVSIMVPCEEEAWKWILPQVEATGADGIELNFGCPHGMSERGMGAAVGQVPEYIEMVTRWCKQYCSLPVIVKLTPNITDIRYPARAAKAGGADAVSLINTINSVMGVDLDQMLMTPHTGNQGSHGGYCGPAVKPIALNMVAEIGRDAPMRGLPISGIGGISTWRDAAEFIALGCGTVQVCTAVMVHGFQIVRDMISGLENYMDEKGFRTLEDFRGMALGSVTDWRYLNLNHVEKAVIDQTSCIKCGRCHLVCEDTSHQAISTSLMGERHFAVREEDCVGCNLCASVCPVENCISLRHLQPGEVDKRTGNVVSDQYANWTTHPNNPMATTA, from the coding sequence ATGGCTGATCTACATAGTAATTTTCTCGGCATTCACAGCCCCAATCCGTTCTGGCTGGCTTCAGCACCGCCCACCGATAAAGAGTACAACGTCGAACGCGCGTTCCAGGCTGGCTGGGGCGGCGTGGTGTGGAAAACGCTGGGGCTTGATCCGCACGTCGTCAATGTCTGCGGGCCGCGCTACAGCACCCTACGCGGCGCGGACCGCCGTATTCTTGGACTGAACAATATTGAGCTGATAACCGACCGCTCGCTGGAGACCAACCTTGAAGAGATCGCGCGGATTAAGCAGCGCTGGCCGGATCGGGCGGTGGTGGTGTCGATCATGGTGCCCTGTGAGGAAGAGGCATGGAAATGGATCCTGCCGCAGGTGGAAGCCACCGGCGCGGACGGCATTGAGCTGAACTTCGGTTGCCCGCACGGCATGAGCGAGCGCGGCATGGGCGCGGCGGTCGGCCAGGTGCCGGAGTATATCGAAATGGTCACCCGCTGGTGCAAGCAGTATTGCAGCCTGCCGGTGATCGTCAAACTGACGCCGAACATTACCGATATCCGCTACCCGGCGCGGGCGGCAAAAGCGGGCGGCGCGGATGCGGTTTCTCTGATCAATACCATCAATTCGGTGATGGGCGTTGATCTCGACCAGATGCTGATGACGCCGCACACCGGCAATCAGGGTTCCCACGGCGGCTACTGCGGCCCGGCGGTGAAACCCATTGCGCTGAATATGGTGGCGGAAATTGGCCGCGACGCGCCAATGCGCGGGTTGCCGATCTCCGGCATTGGCGGTATCTCCACCTGGCGCGATGCCGCCGAATTTATCGCGCTGGGCTGCGGCACCGTCCAGGTCTGTACGGCAGTAATGGTGCACGGCTTTCAGATTGTGCGCGACATGATAAGCGGCCTGGAAAACTACATGGATGAGAAAGGGTTTCGCACGCTGGAGGATTTTCGCGGCATGGCGCTGGGCAGCGTTACCGACTGGCGCTACCTCAACCTTAATCACGTCGAAAAAGCCGTCATCGACCAGACAAGCTGCATCAAGTGCGGGCGCTGCCACCTGGTATGCGAAGACACCTCGCACCAGGCGATCTCCACCAGCCTGATGGGCGAGCGCCATTTCGCTGTGCGCGAGGAAGATTGCGTTGGCTGCAACCTCTGCGCCTCGGTTTGCCCGGTAGAAAACTGTATTTCGCTGCGCCACCTGCAACCCGGCGAAGTGGATAAACGCACCGGAAACGTGGTTTCCGACCAGTACGCCAACTGGACAACCCACCCCAATAACCCGATGGCGACCACGGCGTAA
- the hydA gene encoding dihydropyrimidinase encodes MRKVLIKGGTVVNADCQRRADVLCVDGLIAAVGDASLWDLPAHTQVIDAGGLYVMPGGIDPHTHMNFPFMGTTTVDDFYSGTAAALAGGTTTIIDFVIPNPQQPLMEAYQQWRGWAEKAAADYSFHVAITWWDESVREDMGQLVQQEGVNSFKHFMAYKNAIMCDDETLMNSFRRCLELGAMPTVHAENGEMVYLLQQEMLKQGITGPEAHPLSRPPEVEGEAANRAITVASIMGVPIYVVHVSCRESAEAIARARGRGQRVYGEVLAGHLVVDDSVYRHPDFAFAAAHVMSPPFRDKSHQAALWHGLQSGQLHTTATDHCTFCASQKAAGLDNFTKIPNGCGGVEERMMVLWDAGVNSGRLTPSEFVAITSANTARLFNIYPRKGVITPGADADLVLWDPQGSKVLSAATHHSRNDFNIFEGRVVTGVPAYTLSQGVVVWADGELRAREGAGRYIKRPAFGPDFSAAAVWERHRAPQAVQR; translated from the coding sequence ATGCGTAAAGTGTTGATTAAAGGCGGCACGGTGGTCAATGCGGACTGCCAGCGCCGCGCCGATGTGTTGTGCGTTGATGGCCTGATCGCCGCCGTCGGCGACGCCTCACTGTGGGATCTTCCGGCACACACACAAGTCATTGATGCCGGAGGCCTGTATGTGATGCCCGGCGGCATCGATCCGCATACCCATATGAATTTCCCGTTTATGGGTACGACAACGGTCGATGATTTCTACAGCGGCACCGCCGCCGCGCTGGCGGGCGGCACCACGACGATTATCGATTTTGTTATCCCCAATCCACAGCAACCGCTGATGGAGGCGTATCAGCAGTGGCGCGGTTGGGCAGAAAAAGCCGCCGCCGACTACAGCTTCCACGTCGCCATTACCTGGTGGGATGAGAGCGTGCGTGAGGATATGGGGCAGCTTGTACAGCAGGAAGGGGTGAACAGTTTTAAACACTTTATGGCCTACAAAAACGCCATCATGTGCGACGACGAAACGCTGATGAACAGTTTTCGCCGCTGCCTGGAGTTGGGCGCCATGCCAACGGTGCATGCGGAAAATGGCGAGATGGTGTATCTGCTGCAACAGGAGATGCTGAAACAAGGGATCACCGGCCCGGAGGCGCATCCCCTCTCGCGTCCGCCGGAAGTGGAAGGTGAAGCCGCCAACCGCGCGATTACCGTCGCCAGCATTATGGGTGTGCCGATTTATGTAGTGCATGTCTCCTGTCGGGAATCGGCAGAAGCCATTGCCCGCGCGCGCGGCCGCGGTCAGCGCGTTTACGGCGAAGTGCTGGCGGGCCATCTGGTGGTGGATGACAGCGTTTACCGTCACCCCGATTTCGCCTTCGCTGCCGCCCATGTGATGAGCCCGCCGTTTCGTGATAAATCGCACCAGGCTGCGCTGTGGCACGGTTTGCAGTCCGGTCAGCTTCATACCACCGCCACCGATCACTGTACCTTCTGCGCCAGCCAGAAAGCCGCCGGACTGGATAATTTCACCAAAATCCCGAACGGCTGCGGCGGCGTGGAGGAACGTATGATGGTGCTATGGGATGCAGGCGTTAACAGTGGCCGTCTGACGCCGAGTGAGTTTGTCGCCATCACCTCTGCCAATACCGCGCGGCTCTTTAACATCTACCCGCGCAAAGGTGTGATCACGCCAGGCGCGGATGCCGATCTGGTGCTGTGGGACCCGCAGGGCAGCAAGGTACTGTCTGCTGCGACCCACCATTCACGCAACGACTTCAATATTTTCGAGGGCCGCGTCGTCACCGGCGTCCCGGCTTATACCCTCAGCCAGGGCGTGGTGGTCTGGGCTGACGGGGAACTGCGCGCGCGCGAAGGCGCAGGACGCTATATCAAACGCCCGGCCTTCGGACCGGATTTCAGTGCCGCCGCGGTCTGGGAGCGCCATCGTGCGCCGCAGGCCGTGCAACGTTAA